The candidate division WOR-3 bacterium genomic interval CGGATGGATGGTGAGCAAGCAATTTTTGGTATCATCTTCACCTCCTAATAATAACTGGATCTCTAAATCTTTGATCTTTTGTTCAATCGCTTTTAATTCCTGCTCGGCATCCTTGAGCAGTTCATCATCCTCTCCAGTAGCGAGTTCGAGGAGTTCATTTAAAAATGTCAAACCGTTTTCAATTTCCTTTAGCCGTGCCAAATATTCCTGTTTCTGATCAATCTCTGCCATTATCTGCTGGGCACGTTCTTTGTTTGCCCAGAAGGTGGGTTGATTGGTTTCTTCCTGGAGTTTCTTTAATTGATTGGCGATACGATCGGGGTCAAAGATACTCCTTCAGGCTTTCGTATTTCTTTTTCAATTCCTTTACTTCATTGATGGTGATAGAGATGTATTTACCAGATTTTTTCATTGTTATTTTTACTCCGTCTTTTTCTTTGATGATGACTTAGACTTTTGTTGGTATTTACGGATAAACTTTTCAACCCTTCCTGCCGAATCCACAATCTTCTGCTTGCCGGTGAAGAAGGGGTGGCAACGGGAACATATATCTACCGAAATTTTTTCTTTTGTAGAATATGTTTCAATCCGGTTACCACAGGCACAGGTTATTACACAGGGAACATATTTGGGATGAATCCCTTTTTTCATCGTTGCCTCCTGTTTTATACCGTCTCACTCATTGATTCCAAAAATTCTTTATTATTCTTTGTCCGTTGCATCCGCTCAATGATGAATTCCATCTGCTCAATGGTATTCATCTCCGAGAGGAGTTTTCTTAATATCCACAACCGGTTTAATTCAAATTCTGTAAGTAATAGCTCCTCCTTTCTGGTTCCAGATTTATAAAGGTCGAGCGCAGGGAAGATTCGTCGATCAGAAAGCCGGCGGTCCAGCACCATCTCTAAATTGCCGGTGCCTTTGAATTCTTCAAAGATCACCTCATCCATCCGGCTTCCGGTATCAATCAAGGCGGTGGCAATGATCGTCAAACTCCCACCTTCTTCAATCTTGCGGGCTGAGCCAAAGAATTTTTTAGGTTTTTGTAACGCCGTAGAATCGAGGCCACCGGAAAGGGTCTTACCCGAGTGGGGGACGATTGCATTGTAGGCCCGGGCCAATCGGGTCAGACTGTCCAAAAGAATCACTACATCCTTTTTTGATTCCACCAGGCGCTTGGCCCTTTCCAGAATTATTTCTGCGACTTCGGTATGACGCTCAGGAGTCTCATCAAAGGTAGAGGAGATGACCTCGGCCTGGACCGACCTTTCAAAGTCAGTGACTTCCTCCGGTCGTTCGTCGATCAAGAGCACAATCAATTTTATTTCCGGGTGATTGATGGTGATGGAATTGGCGATTTTTTGGAGAATGACCGTCTTTCCTGCCCGGGGTGGTGAGACGATCAACCCCCTCTGACCCTTGCCGATTGGGGTAAAAAGATCGATGATGCGCATGGAAAGGTCATTTTGTCCTTCTACTTCCAGATGGATTCTTTCGTTGGGATAAAGCGGGGTGAGGTTGTCGAAGAGCACACGATCGGTAAATTCGGCGAGCGGAATATCGTTGACATATTCAATCTTGATCATGGCGAAATAGCGTTCTCCTTCACGGGGAGGGCGTGCCAGTCCTTTGATGCTATCGCCCACTTTCAAATTGAACTTACGGATCTGCGAAATGGAGAGGTAAATATCGTCCGGACTCTGGAGATAATTGAAATTTGGTGAACGTAAAAATCCGTAACCCTCGGGATGGATCTGGAGCACACCTTCCACCGGCACCAGTTCAGTCCTTTTGGTCTCCGCCTCAATGATTGCATGAATCAAGTCCTGCTTTTTCATATCCGTATAATTAGTCAACCCCAGTTCTTTGGCAATCTGGTGGAGTTCGGCGACCTTTTTCTTTTTAAGTTCGGTAATTTCCATAGTTTTTAAGCCTCCTTTGTAAAATAAGAACCGGCCTATGAGAATCGGTCGTTATGGTTATCGGTTAACAAGATTTACAAAATCCACAAGCTTAAACAATTATATCCAAATTCTAATTGTTGTCAATAGGCAAACTATTCTCGGGTGGAGAATAGCACAGCATAATTTCTTTCTTTATCCCCGCGGCGGTGGGAATAGAAATAATGGGGGTGACAGTATGTGCAATAATTCAAATCCGCCATCAGCGATGACAAACCCAATTCCGACTGCACTGCCTTTTTGAGATCGAGGAATAGCCGGCCGTTTCTGTTGACCACAGCCTCAGGATATCGGGCATAATACAAAGATGCAACATCGTTTTTTACTTCATAACAGCAGACTCCAATGCCCGCACCCAGCACATAATGATAATTTTTTAGAAGCCCCCGGGCACGGCGCAGAATTCCTTTGTATATGGAACGCCAGCCACAATGGAGAATCATCATTTTATCCCCTGAGAAGATATAAACCGGCAAACAATCCGCGATTTTCACTCCGATCGATTTATTCCCTGCAGTAAGTATTCCATCTCCAGTCCGCTTTGTCTCGGTATCGATGTTGACGATGATTGCGGAATGAATCTGTTTGAGAAAGAGCGGTTTAAAAATATCCAGAAATTTCTGCGTACCAATACGGGTGGAATAAAGAAATACCTTATTCTCGTATGTAAAACGAAAATATTTCAAATCTTTCTCTTCAACTAACTTCCACATTTTTTAATTCCTTAATCTTCAACATAATCTTTTTCTTGCCTACAAGTGTATCTTCAAAAATGGTATACAGGCAATCAATCCGGGTCTTGCCCGGGATGAGGGATAGAATTTTATCTGCCTGGTAAAAGGCGATGGCAGGAAATACAACTTTTTCTTTGCGCAGAGAAAATTTAAGATGGTCTTTCCCAACCACCATCGGTTCACCCACGACTTCAAAGTTTTCACCTAAAAATACCGGTTGAGGATTTTCGGTCCCGGTGGGTTCAAAATATTTCAAAAAATAGACGACTTCTTCGGTTATCTCCTTCAGGTCTAATTTTAAGTCATAGTAATGGCGCTTCATAAAGATTTTATCGTCAAATCCTTGGGCATACTCGTTGATCTTATTCACGAATCGGTCTAAATTCTCCTTTAATAATTCCAATCCAGCCGCCTGTTTATGCCCGCCAAATTTTAGCAAGAGGTCCGAACAGAAATCCAACGCCTCGGCAATATCAAAACCGGCTACAGAACGGGCAGAGCCCTTGGCGCTCAGTTCCTTAAAGGTGAGTACAATCGCGGGTTTGGCGTATTCCTCTACAATCCGGGAGGCGACAATTCCCACCACTCCTTCATGCCAATTTTCCTTACCCACCACGATCACTCGGTTAGCGGACAAACCCTTGCTTTCAATTATGGATATTGCCTCCTGCAAAATTTCTTCTTCGATCCGTTGCCGCTGCTGATTATCATGGGAAAGTTCCTGGGCTAAATGATAAGCCCGCTGTTCATCACTGGTCAGGAGCAGTTCAATCGCTGCCTGGGCATCCCGCAATCGTCCACAGGCATTTATTCGCGGTCCGAGGACAAAACCCAGATGGTAGGCAGTCAATTCGCCGCTGAGACCAGCAACCTTTATCAATGCCCTGATGCCTACTTTCTTGCTCTTTTGCATCTTTTTCAATCCCAATTTAACTAAATAGCGATTTTCTCCAATCAGTGGCACGACATCTACTACACTCCCCAACGCCACGAGGTCACAATCATCGAACAGATCTTCAACCTTGAGTTTAAGCCGCTGGTAAAGTGCCATCAAAAATTTAAAAGCAACTCCCACCCCAGCGAGGTCCTTAAATGGATAGTTACAATGTGGAAGTTTGGGATTGAGTAATGCCCAGGCATTCGGGAGTTTTGATTTGGGATGGTGGTGGTCACAGACGATCACTTCGATATCTTTGGCACGGGCATATTCAAGCTCTTCAAAGGCGGTGATGCCGCAGTCCACCGTGATCATCAACCGACAGTTTTTCTCAAATGCATAGTCAATTCCTCCTTTGGATACTCCATATCCCTCAAGGAGACGGTGAGGGATGTAATATTCAACTTCCAAGCCCAATTTTTTTAAGTGGCGATAAAGCAGGGCAAGGCCGGTTATACCGTCTGTATCATAGTCGCCATGGATTAAAATCTTTTCCCTTCTTTCCAATGCCTGGATTATTCTCGCGATTGCTTTTTCCATATCCGAGAGCAAAAACGGATCATAGAGGTCCGCCGCTGATGGGGCAAAGAATGTTTCAATCGCCTGCGGCGTGAGATAGCCGCGGTTGTGTAAAATCTGGACGATCACTGCAGGAATTTTTTTTCCCCGGATTACTAAATCCTCACCTTTAGTAACTTTATTTCTACTCACCCAGATGGACATGTTTGTTTTTTAACCTGGTGGTGGGACGCGGTTGACCTTAGGATATTTTTTGTATAACTCGTAATATTTTTCAGGATAATCTGTTTTACTACAGAGCAAGAGAGTGGTTATAGGGGTAACCCCTCGGGCAGCGGCACTCATTTTCCGGGCAAGGTTCTGAATATCCCACTGGGCTGTGGGATCTTCACGCAGTCGGACGAGGTGGTATAGTTCGCGGAGATTGAGATTTATCAGCACGCGTTTACGGTGGGCATTGGTGAGGATATAGGAAGCTGCGGATGGTGTGATTTTCCTTAGTCTATAATAGAGCTTTTCCGTTTCATTGATCACTTTCTTAAATGCCTTTTCCATTTTTATCTCCTTAACCGCTGGAGGAATCGTAATGCCCAGTTCCGGATTGTAGTCCTGGGTTATCAAGGTCAAAAGCCGATGCCGCTTTAACTGCCCGAAGCATCCGCCTGATACCACTGCGGAGAATGTATAATTCACCATTTCAAATTCGCGGGGAACGGCATCGTAAAGCTCAAGATACTGACAGGTTTGCTTGAACATGGCGATTTTTGCCTGAGGAGAAAGTTTTTTCACCGCCTTCAAACAATCATGATAACTCCCTTTCTTTACCCGAAAGAGAAGCGCTCCTAAAATTTTGTCGTCACCATCTTCGGTCCAGTCTTCAAGGGTGACCCCGCTTTCATCCGTGGAATCAAAAATTTTTATCGAAGAACAATATTTTTCCAAATCTAAGTAGGTCCGGGCATCATAATCGTTTGCCTTATAAAAGAGGATTATCGAGGGAGCGATATTTTTGACCAGTTGGTATAATCTTTTGCCCAGGGTGCGTATTTCTTCAAGCTGATGACTGGCAAAGCGCCGGAGCATCAATTCGAGATTCCGAGCGTTTATCGTAGCCCCTAGTTGAGTTTGGGTTGCCAGCGCGAGAATATACCGGGCATCTTCTTTTGCTGCATTCTCAATCTGTTTTAAAACCCGGGGAGCGGGCGTTCCGGATATATCCTTCAATCTGAAGGCTTTGAGTTTTTCCAATAATACTTTATAGAGACGATTCTGTTCTTCAATGATCCGACAGTAATCATTTATTAAAGTTGATTTTTTGATCTCGGGAGGGATCACATAATCACCTTTGAGAGTGACATAGCGTTGCGATTTCTCGGTGTAGGAGCAGAGGCGAAATTTTTCGATCTCCTCAACCGCCCGGCGGGAGATACCCATGATATCAAAATTAAAGACCGCATGTTCGGCAATGGAATGATGCCCCATTTCAAAGATGATACGCTGATTGGAAGCACGTGCCTTTGCGACTTCTTGCAGTGCTTCTTTCCGTAAGTTGCTTACCGATTTTGGACTCCGACTGATCCGGGCATAGGCCGCGGATATGGTTTCCGGTGTGAAGATACTACCTTCCGTCTTTTCCTTACATGTTTTGATCAAGGTGGTATCGATATTGTATCCTGCGAGCACAACCTTCATAACAGCAGTCGCTTTTTTATTTCTTTTGCTACAAACTTTAATGATGGATACATCTCCAGGGCGGTGTCGCGATAAACCGAAAGGTCTTTGCCCACAGGATCTGATACTTCGTTCCGGTATTTGCGGAATCTTTTATATTCCTTTAAAAGGAAAGTTTTGACTGCAGCCTCAGGGGATAATTCGATTATGGTCTCATAATGTTTATACTCCATAACCAGAATCAGGTCGGCTTCAGCGACCATTTCGCGGGTAAGATAACGGGTACGGTGGCTGGATATATCACCGCCAAATTCCCGGACCACGGACTGGGCATTTTCACTTGCCGGTAAACCATCGATTGCTGCAGTACCGGCAGATTTTATTTCTACATATTTTTCATCCACCATTGTTTTTATAATTCCGGCAGCCATGGGACTACGACAGGAATTCCCAGAGCAAACCAGGAGTAGGTGGAATTTGAGGGCAGGGTCAATTTTAATGAGCCGACCAAAGATTTTTTCGATCTCCAGAAGTGAAACTCCACCCTTTTTTTTCAGGATCGGTATCTTATGAGTCAGATCCACGACTGTGATCTTTTTCCCATCATTCGGTGGCCCGGCGTCGACGATTAAATCAATATCGGGAAATTGCCCAGCAATGGTTGAGGGGGTTGCAGCGGTTTCAATTGTGGCTATCGGTTTTTGATAATAGTCAAGCAGGTTAACTATAAACTTATTATCGGGGATTCGCACCGTAATTTTCTCTTCACCCAACCCGAGTGGTGCCGATGACTTTTTTTTCAATATCACACCAAGGGATCCAGGCAGGAAATAATCGATTATCTTCTTTTTAGTGAGCACCGCATACCGGGATAATTGACTCCGGGCGATGAAAAAAGTGGGTGGTTCCTGATTTATCTTTAATGCACCAAGGCGATTGAGTGCTCTTGTACTTGTGCCCTGGACAGCGAGTTCATAGCCCGTATCGGTGGGTAAAGCAACAACTCCATTACCATCAAGAGTCTCGGCGATTTTTTTATAGATATCTGGATTATCTGCGAGCTTTATAATCACCGCGTCTTCCGCTTTCGCTTCATCTTTTTCATACCACTGCTGCCGATATCTTTCCGGTAGAACATCCCGTTAAAGTGGATTTTCTTAATTTCATCATAAACCTTCTGTTTGGCGATCCTCAGGTTATCTGCAGTGCAGACTACATTTAACACCCGACCACCAGCAGTGACAAGTTTTCCATCTTCTATTTTCGTCCCGGCATGGAAAAGAAGGGTGTTAGCTTCAAGGGGTGCTTTGAACTGGATTTCCTCGCCGATTTTGTAATCAAATGGATATCCGGCAGAGACCAGGACTACACAGATCGACCACAGATTTTTTATTTTTACCTGTAAATCCTGAAGATTATTTTCCACCACACCCAGGAAAAGTTCCACAATATCATTTTCGATCAAAGGGATCATTGCCTGGGCTTCAGGATCTCCAAAACGACAGTTGAATTCCAACACCTTGGGACCGGAGGGGGTGAGGATCAGTCCGGCATAGAGGACTCCTTTAAAAGGAAATCCTTGCTCATGCATGCAGAGGATGGTGGGCTGGATGATTACTTCCCGGATGAAATCGCTCACGACTTTGCTGGTAGGATAGGGCGAATAAGCTCCCATTCCTCCAGTATTCGGTCCCCGATTGCCATCGTAAAGGCGTTTGTGGTCCTGAGCCGAAGGTAGATATAAAATTCTCAAACCATCGGTGAGCACGAAGATCGAACATTCCTGACCAGTTAAAAATTCTTCCACGACGATTTTCTTACCCGCTTCCCCGAGTTTATGCTGCACGAGAATTTCGTCAACAATCCTCTCGTATTCATTCTTATTATTGACAATGAATACGCCCTTACCACCCGCGAGCCCCGCGGCTTTCACTACCACCGGAAAGGTATTGGTGGTCTTTAGGTATTTCAGCGCCTGGGCAGCACTGTCATAAATTTGAAACTTCGGCGAAGGTATATTGTACTGAGCCATAAACTCCCGGGCAAAGGATTTATCTGCTTCAATCCGGCTTGCCGCCTTGTTCGGTCCGAAGATCTTCAAGCCATGGCGGTTAAATTCATCCACAATCCCTAACGAAAGGGGTAATTCCGGGCCGACCACGGTGAGGTCGATATTTTTCTCTTTGGCAAACCGTACCAAGCCATTGATATCTGTGGGTAGGATATTTACGCAAGTAGCAATTTTTGCCATGCCCGGATTGCCTGGTGCGGCATAGAGATTTTTCACGCGGCGGGATTTATGAATCTTCCAAATTAGGGCATGTTCTCTTCCACCACTACCGATGACTAAAATGTTCATAGGACTCCTTTGTTTTCAATTAGGCGTTAATCGCTTTGGTAATTTTTTTAAATTTTGCCGGTGCCTTTTCAATGATACTGCCTAATACAAGAAAGTCCGCACCGCAAGCTAATATTCTTTTTGCGTCAGCTTCAGTCTTTATTCCACCACCCACAATCAGGGGAATGGAGATGTATTTTTTCACTTCCTTGACCACATCTTCGGGTACGGGTTGATCAGCACCGCTTCCCGCCTCCAGATATATCGCCTTCATTCCCAGATATTCACCGGCTAAGGCATGGGCGACCACAATCTCCGGTTTATCCCGGGGGATGGGCCTGG includes:
- the purD gene encoding phosphoribosylamine--glycine ligase, which codes for MNILVIGSGGREHALIWKIHKSRRVKNLYAAPGNPGMAKIATCVNILPTDINGLVRFAKEKNIDLTVVGPELPLSLGIVDEFNRHGLKIFGPNKAASRIEADKSFAREFMAQYNIPSPKFQIYDSAAQALKYLKTTNTFPVVVKAAGLAGGKGVFIVNNKNEYERIVDEILVQHKLGEAGKKIVVEEFLTGQECSIFVLTDGLRILYLPSAQDHKRLYDGNRGPNTGGMGAYSPYPTSKVVSDFIREVIIQPTILCMHEQGFPFKGVLYAGLILTPSGPKVLEFNCRFGDPEAQAMIPLIENDIVELFLGVVENNLQDLQVKIKNLWSICVVLVSAGYPFDYKIGEEIQFKAPLEANTLLFHAGTKIEDGKLVTAGGRVLNVVCTADNLRIAKQKVYDEIKKIHFNGMFYRKDIGSSGMKKMKRKRKTR
- the rho gene encoding transcription termination factor Rho; amino-acid sequence: MEITELKKKKVAELHQIAKELGLTNYTDMKKQDLIHAIIEAETKRTELVPVEGVLQIHPEGYGFLRSPNFNYLQSPDDIYLSISQIRKFNLKVGDSIKGLARPPREGERYFAMIKIEYVNDIPLAEFTDRVLFDNLTPLYPNERIHLEVEGQNDLSMRIIDLFTPIGKGQRGLIVSPPRAGKTVILQKIANSITINHPEIKLIVLLIDERPEEVTDFERSVQAEVISSTFDETPERHTEVAEIILERAKRLVESKKDVVILLDSLTRLARAYNAIVPHSGKTLSGGLDSTALQKPKKFFGSARKIEEGGSLTIIATALIDTGSRMDEVIFEEFKGTGNLEMVLDRRLSDRRIFPALDLYKSGTRKEELLLTEFELNRLWILRKLLSEMNTIEQMEFIIERMQRTKNNKEFLESMSETV
- a CDS encoding Sua5/YciO/YrdC/YwlC family protein, giving the protein MIIKLADNPDIYKKIAETLDGNGVVALPTDTGYELAVQGTSTRALNRLGALKINQEPPTFFIARSQLSRYAVLTKKKIIDYFLPGSLGVILKKKSSAPLGLGEEKITVRIPDNKFIVNLLDYYQKPIATIETAATPSTIAGQFPDIDLIVDAGPPNDGKKITVVDLTHKIPILKKKGGVSLLEIEKIFGRLIKIDPALKFHLLLVCSGNSCRSPMAAGIIKTMVDEKYVEIKSAGTAAIDGLPASENAQSVVREFGGDISSHRTRYLTREMVAEADLILVMEYKHYETIIELSPEAAVKTFLLKEYKRFRKYRNEVSDPVGKDLSVYRDTALEMYPSLKFVAKEIKKRLLL
- a CDS encoding FAD-dependent thymidylate synthase; the encoded protein is MKVVLAGYNIDTTLIKTCKEKTEGSIFTPETISAAYARISRSPKSVSNLRKEALQEVAKARASNQRIIFEMGHHSIAEHAVFNFDIMGISRRAVEEIEKFRLCSYTEKSQRYVTLKGDYVIPPEIKKSTLINDYCRIIEEQNRLYKVLLEKLKAFRLKDISGTPAPRVLKQIENAAKEDARYILALATQTQLGATINARNLELMLRRFASHQLEEIRTLGKRLYQLVKNIAPSIILFYKANDYDARTYLDLEKYCSSIKIFDSTDESGVTLEDWTEDGDDKILGALLFRVKKGSYHDCLKAVKKLSPQAKIAMFKQTCQYLELYDAVPREFEMVNYTFSAVVSGGCFGQLKRHRLLTLITQDYNPELGITIPPAVKEIKMEKAFKKVINETEKLYYRLRKITPSAASYILTNAHRKRVLINLNLRELYHLVRLREDPTAQWDIQNLARKMSAAARGVTPITTLLLCSKTDYPEKYYELYKKYPKVNRVPPPG
- the rpmE gene encoding 50S ribosomal protein L31, which encodes MKKGIHPKYVPCVITCACGNRIETYSTKEKISVDICSRCHPFFTGKQKIVDSAGRVEKFIRKYQQKSKSSSKKKTE
- the recJ gene encoding single-stranded-DNA-specific exonuclease RecJ, with translation MSIWVSRNKVTKGEDLVIRGKKIPAVIVQILHNRGYLTPQAIETFFAPSAADLYDPFLLSDMEKAIARIIQALERREKILIHGDYDTDGITGLALLYRHLKKLGLEVEYYIPHRLLEGYGVSKGGIDYAFEKNCRLMITVDCGITAFEELEYARAKDIEVIVCDHHHPKSKLPNAWALLNPKLPHCNYPFKDLAGVGVAFKFLMALYQRLKLKVEDLFDDCDLVALGSVVDVVPLIGENRYLVKLGLKKMQKSKKVGIRALIKVAGLSGELTAYHLGFVLGPRINACGRLRDAQAAIELLLTSDEQRAYHLAQELSHDNQQRQRIEEEILQEAISIIESKGLSANRVIVVGKENWHEGVVGIVASRIVEEYAKPAIVLTFKELSAKGSARSVAGFDIAEALDFCSDLLLKFGGHKQAAGLELLKENLDRFVNKINEYAQGFDDKIFMKRHYYDLKLDLKEITEEVVYFLKYFEPTGTENPQPVFLGENFEVVGEPMVVGKDHLKFSLRKEKVVFPAIAFYQADKILSLIPGKTRIDCLYTIFEDTLVGKKKIMLKIKELKNVEVS
- a CDS encoding polyphenol oxidase family protein — translated: MWKLVEEKDLKYFRFTYENKVFLYSTRIGTQKFLDIFKPLFLKQIHSAIIVNIDTETKRTGDGILTAGNKSIGVKIADCLPVYIFSGDKMMILHCGWRSIYKGILRRARGLLKNYHYVLGAGIGVCCYEVKNDVASLYYARYPEAVVNRNGRLFLDLKKAVQSELGLSSLMADLNYCTYCHPHYFYSHRRGDKERNYAVLFSTRE